The Corynebacterium coyleae genome segment AGAAAACGTTGCAGAGATGCGCGGCAAGTCGGTTGCACGTGTGAAGACCGCTGAGGCGTTGAACGACACTCAGCGTGACGCACTGGCCCGCAAGCTGGAGCAGATTTACGGCCGCGAGATCGCCATCCACTCTGAGGTTGACCCCAGCCTCCTCGGCGGAATGGTGGTTCGTGTGGGCGATGAGGTCATCGACGGTTCGACGCGCGGCAAGATCGAGCGTCTCCGTACCGATATGGCAGCCCAGGCGGCTAAATAATTAACAATATGCTGGATAAAACTACCGAGAGCAGGAAGAACATGGCGGAGCTGACGATCTCCTCCGATGAGATCCGTAGCGCGATAGCGAACTACACCTCGAGCTACTCTGCGGAGGCCTCCCGTGAGGAGGTCGGCGTGGTGACTTCGGCCGCAGACGGTATTGCCCAGGTTTCTGGGCTGCCGGGCTGCATGACGAACGAGCTGCTCGAGTTCCCCAACGGCGTCATCGGCGTCGCCCAGAACCTTGAGACCGATTCCATCGGTGTCGTGGTGCTGGGTAACTTCGAGACCCTTTCCGAGGGCGACGAAGTCAAGCGGACCGGCGAGGTCCTCTCCATCCCGGTCGGCGAGAACTTCCTCGGCCGCGTGATTAACCCCCTGGGTCAGCCGATTGACGGCCTTGGCCCAATCGAATCCGACGAAGAGCGTGCACTGGAACTCCAGGCCGCAGGCGTTCTCGACCGCCAGCCGGTCGAAGAGCCGCTGCAGACGGGCATGAAGGCGATTGACGCCATGACCCCGATCGGCCGCGGCCAGCGCCAGCTCGTCATTGGTGACCGCAAGACCGGTAAGACCGCGGTCTGCATCGACACCATTTTGAACCAGAAGGAGTTCTGGGAGACCGGCGACCCGTCGAAGCAGGTGCGCTGCATCTACGTCGCCGTCGGCCAGAAGGGCTCCACCATCGCTGGCGTTCGCCAGACGCTGGAGGAGGCCGGTGCGCTGGAGTACACCACGATCGTGGCTGCTCCGGCATCCGACTCCGCAGGCTTTAAGTGGCTCGCACCGTTCTCCGGTGCAGCACTGGGCCAGCACTGGATGTACCAGGGCAAGCACGTCCTGGTGATCTACGATGACCTGACCAAGCAGGCAGAGGCATACCGTGCCATTTCGCTGCTGCTTCGCCGCCCGCCGGGCCGCGAGGCATACCCGGGCGATGTGTTCTACCTGCACTCCCGCCTGCTGGAGCGTGCCGCAAAGCTTAACGACGAGCTCGGCGCAGGCTCCCTGACCGCACTGCCGATCATCGAGACCAAGGCGAACGACGTCGGTGCCTTCATTCCGACCAACGTCATCTCGATTACCGACGGCCAGGTCTTCCTCCAGTCCGATCTCTTCAACCAGGGCGTGCGCCCGGCTATTGACGTGGGTATCTCCGTGTCCCGTGTCGGTGGCGCCGCACAGACCAAGGGCATGAAGAAGGTTGCCGGTAACCTGCGTCTGGACCTCGCGGCATACCGTGACCTCGAGGCCTTCGCTGCGTTCGCTTCCGACCTCGACGCCGCTTCCAAGAAGCAGCTCGAGCGCGGCCAGCGCCTGGTCGAGCTGCTCAAGCAGTCCGAGCACGCGCCGCAGCCGGTGGAGTTCCAGATCATCTCGATCTGGGCTGCCAACGAAGGCGTCTTCGACGTCGTTCCCGTTGAGGACGTCCGCCGCTACGAGACCGAGCTGCACGAGGCCATCAAGGCCAATGCACCGCAGGTCTATGACCAGATCGCTGGTGGCAAGCAGCTTGACGACGACTCGCAGGCCGCAATCCGCCGCGTCAACGAGGACCTGGCACGTAACTTCCAGGCATCCTCCGGCGAGCGCATTGTCCGCGAGGCCGAGCACGAGCCGCTCGACTCCGGCCAGGTTGCGAAGAACCAGCTCAACGTCAGCCGCTCCTAGTGCCAGTCGGTTCTAGGACTACTACATAAAGGAAGGGAGGAAACACCATGGCAACGCTTCGCGAATTGCGTGACCGCATCAGGTCCGTCAACTCCACGAAGAAAATTACAAAGGCCCAGGAACTGATCGCCACCGCGCAGATCACCAAGGCCCAGCAGCGCGTCGAGGCGGCTAAGCCGTACGCCGACGAGCTCAAAGACGTCATGGAACGCCTCGCGTCCGCGAGCTCCCTGGCCCACCCCATGCTCCACGAGCGTGAGAACGGCCGGGTCGCGGCAATCCTCGTGGTCACCTCTGACCGCGGTATGGCCGGCGGCTACAACCACAACGTGCTGAAGAAGGCTGCGCAGCTTGAGCGCATGCTGACCGAGGCAGGTTACGAGGTGGTTCGTTACGTCACCGGTAATAAGGGCGTGACGCACTTCAAGTTCCGTGACATGGATGTCGCGGGATCATGGACCGGATTCTCGCAGCAGCCGTCTTGGGAGGACACGCACGACGTGCGCCACCAGATCATCGACGGCTACATGGCTGGCTCCGAAGCCACCGTCCCGCTTCGCCAGAACGGCGAAACGGGCGAGTCTGTCCGCGGGTTCGATGTTGTCCACGTTGTCTACACCGAGTTCGTATCTATGCTTTCCCAGGAGGCACGCGTCGATCAGCTTCTGCCGATCGAGCCGGTCCTGGAAGAGTTCAAATACGAACAGGAAGACATGCTGACTAACTCTGGTGAAGTCAGCCCGGACATGAACTTCGAGCCGGACCCGGACACGCTCATGGATGAGCTGCTGCCGGTCTACGTTTCCAGGTTGCTCTACTCGATCTTCCTGGAAGCAGCGGCCGCCGAGTCGGCATCGCGCCGCACGGCAATGAAGAATGCGACCGATAACGCCACCGAACTGGCCAACGATTTGTCTCGCGAGGCAAACCAGGTCCGTCAGGCGAAGATCACCCAGGAAATCACCGAGATTATCGGCGGCGCTGGTGCGCTGTCCGGTAGTGGAGAAAGTGACTAAATCATGACTACTGCTCACTCTTTTGATGAGCGCAACGACGATCTGGCGGGTGCGGCGCTTCCTGAGGCCGACACCCAGACCGCAGATCGGGTCGAGAACACTCAGAACCCGCGCGGTTCTGAGAACGGCCGTGTCGTGCGCGTCATTGGTGCAGTCGTCGACGTGGAGTTCCCGCGTGGCGAGCTGCCCGCTCTGTACAACGCTCTCGAGGTCGACATTGACCTCGGCGAGATGTCCCGCACCATCGTGCTCGAGGTCGCCCAGTTCCTGGGTGACAACCTCGTCCGCACGATCGCCATGGCCCCGACGGACGGCCTCGTCCGTGGCGCCAAGGTGTCGGACTCCGGCAACCCGATTTCTGTCCCGGTCGGCGACCAGGTCAAGGGCCACGTGTTCAACGCACTCGGCCAGTGCCTGGACGACCCGTCGGTCGGTCAGACCGGTGAGCGCTGGGGCATCCACCGCGAGCCGCCGGCCTTCAAGGACCTCGAAGGTAAGACCGAGATCCTCGAAACCGGTATTAAGGTCATCGACCTGCTCACCCCGTACGTTAAGGGTGGCAAGATCGGCCTGTTCGGTGGTGCAGGTGTTGGTAAGACCGTTCTGATCCAGGAGATGATTACGCGTATTGCACGCGAGTTCTCCGGTACTTCGGTCTTCGCCGGCGTCGGCGAGCGCACCCGTGAGGGCACCGACCTGTTCCTCGAGATGGAGGACATGGGCGTGCTTCCGGATACCGCGCTTGTCTTCGGCCAGATGGATGAGCCGCCAGGGGTCCGTATGCGCGTGGCCCTGTCCGGCCTGACCATGGCGGAGTACTTCCGCGATGTGCAGAACCAGGACGTGCTGCTGTTCATCGACAACATCTTCCGCTTCACCCAGGCAGGTTCCGAGGTATCGACCCTTCTGGGCCGTATGCCTTCCGCCGTGGGTTACCAGCCGACTCTTGCCGACGAGATGGGTGTGCTCCAGGAGCGCATTACCTCGACCAAGGGCCGTTCGATTACGTCGCTGCAGGCTGTTTACGTGCCGGCTGACGACTACACCGACCCGGCTCCGGCAACAACCTTCGCCCACCTCGATGCGACCACCGAACTTTCCCGTTCGATCGCTTCGAAGGGCATCTACCCGGCAGTGGATCCGCTGACCTCCACGTCGCGCATCCTTGAGCCGGGCATCGTTGGCGAGCGTCACTACAACGTCGCTCAGAAGGTGATCGGCATTCTGCAGAAGAACAAGGAACTGCAGGACATCATCGCCATCCTCGGTATGGACGAGCTCTCTGAGGAAGACAAGATCACCGTGCAGCGCGCACGTAAGATCCAGCGCTTCCTGGGCCAGAACTTCTTCGTCGCAAAGAAGTTCACTGGCGACGAGGGTTCCTACGTCCCGCTCGAAGAGACGATCGACGCATTCGACAAGCTCTGCGAGGGCGAGTTCGACCACTACCCAGAGCAGGCATTCAACGGCCTGGGTGGCTTGGACGACGTCGAGGCTGCATACAAGAAGCTGCAGGCGTAGGAGGAACCATGGCTGAACTTACCGCTCAACTGGTCTCGGTTGACCGCCTGCTCTGGAAAGGTCCGGCAAGCATCGTCACCGCTCAGACTACGGAGGGTGAGATCGGTATCCTTCCTGGGCACGAGCCGCTCTTGGGGCAGCTCAAGGACAACGGTGTGGTAACCATCCGCCCGATCGGCGGCGAGCGTATCGTCGCGGCCGTACAGGGTGGGTTCCTCTCCGTTGTCGGCGACAAGGTGACAGTCCTCGCGGACTACGCCATCTTCGCCGACGAGGTTGACTCCGCCGTCGCAGAGTCCAACCTCGACAACGAGGACAGGGTCGTACAGGCTCGCTCGGAGGCGGAGCTGGCGGCCGTTCGTCGCAACGCGCACTAGTCGCTGCGCCGAGGAAGGCGTAACGCCGGCCTGACCAGCGCCCCCATCCGGATACACATCCGGATGGGGGCGTTTTTCTATGCCCCCACTCGCGCAGCGTGCGCATAAAAGACACAAAGGGCGTTAAGATATTGCGCATTACCCGCTGTCTGGAGGTTGAAACAATGGTGTTCGTCGTTGTCGTGGCTGTGCTTGTGGTGGCCACGTTTGCGGCGTCTGCCATTTGGCGGTTCAGCATGGTCCGCGGTAGCGGTTCCCGTGCGATGATCCGCCAGATGCCGGCTGAAGGCATCCATGGCTGGCGCCATGGTGTCTTGAGGTACGACGGGGAGCGCATGCTGTTTTACAAGCTGCGCTCTTTGTCGTTTACGCACGATATGGTCGCGGACCGACGCCTCCTGCAATTCACAGGCTTGCGGGACGTGACGGCAGATGAGCGCCAGTTTATGCCCGATATTGCGAAGATTCTGCAGGTCGATTCGCCCGATGGCGGTATCGAATTTGCTGCTGATCGTCGCACGCAGATGGGTTTTATCTCGTGGATTGAATCGGCCCCGGACGTACGCGCCGAGCGCACCGATATGCGCTCACTTGAGGAGCGCGCCCAGCGAGAGACCGAGCGTTAGCGGCGTTCGTCGCAACGGTACCCTTGGGCGCATGCGTCTAGTCATCGCCCGTTGTTCTGTTGATTATGTGGGTCGCCTCGATGCCCACCTGCCTGAAGCGCTGCGTCTCATCCTGGTGAAAGCGGACGGCTCTGTGTCCGTCCACGCCGATGACCGCGCGTATAAGCCGTTGAATTGGATGATGCCGCCGTGCACGCTGCGGGTGGAAAACGTTGTTGATATGGATGGCGAGGATACGGGCGAAGAGCTGTGGATCGTCGAGAATTCGAAGGGCGAGCAACTGCGTATCACCATCGCAGAGGTGCTTCTCGACGAATCCCGCGACCTCGGTGTCGACCCTGGCCTGGTCAAAGATGGCGTGGAGGCTCACTTGCAAGAATTGCTGGCTGAGCACATCTCCACGCTTGGTGAGGGCATTGAACTTGTGCGCCGCGAGTACCCCACAGCAATTGGTCCGGTCGATATTCTGGCCCGCGATCCGCGTGGCGGGACCGTTGCGGTGGAAGTGAAGCGTCGCGGTGGCATCGACGGCGTCGAGCAGCTCACCCGCTACGTCGAGTTGCTCAACCGTGACGAATTGCTGCGACCTGTCCGAGGTGTGTTCGCAGCTCAAGAAATCAAGCCGCAGGCGCGCACACTGGCTTCCGATCGTGGCTTTGACTGCGTAACCCTCGACTACGACGAGCTGCGCGGTATCGAGTCGAACGAACTGCGCCTGTTCTAAATGCCACGCAGAAACCGCCGCCAATACCAGTCGCCACGCTACGTCCTGCCGCGGGACGGGTCGACCTTTATCGGCACCCAGGAGATGGAGGGGCCGAAGTGGACGAATGGCGAGATATTCAAGGTCCGCCAGATTGGGTCTGCAGCCGCGACGAAGTTTTACATCTGCCCGGGTTGTAACCAAAACATTCCGCCCGGGGTGTCGCATGTCGTGGTATGGCCGCGGGATTCCGGCAGGGGAGTCGATGATCGGAGGCATTGGCATAAGCATTGCTGGGGTCGTCGATAAGCGGGCGTTAGACTGGGCCGCATGATTGCAGCGTTTTCGGTCGCACCGACCTTGACGGAAAATTCCAACGCCGAAATGTCCGACATCGTGGCACGCGCCGTGAAGGTCGTCCGGGAGTCCGGGCTGCCGCACGAGACCACCGCCATGTTCACCACCATCGAGGGCGAGTGGGACGAGGTCATGGACGTGATTAAGCGTGCCACCCAGGCGGTGGAGGAGGTTTCTCCACGCGTGTCGCTCGTGGTCAAGGCTGATATTCGGCCCGGCCACACGGACATGTTGCACCAGAAGATCGAGTCGCTGAACAAGCACCTGGAGGATTAGCATGACCAACCCGCAGTTCACCGGCGGCGCTATTGACTTAGGCGCGCTGTCGCAGCAGCCTGAGCCTGGCGACTTTCAGCCGTTTGTCACCGTCAACGCCACCAACGTTGAGGCGGTTGCGTTTGAGCGGTCCAAGCAGATCCCTGTGATCCTCATGGTGGGCACGGACCGTTCTGAAGATTCTGTCGCGCTCAAGGCCACGTTCGAGCGGCTCGCGGCGGGGCAGCAGCAGTTTATGGTCGCCTACATCGACGCGGATGCCACCCCGCAGGTGGCACAGATGCTCGGCGTGCGCGTGCTGCCGACCGTGGTTGCGCTTGCCGCAGGACGCCCAGTGGCCAACTTTGAGGGCAATCAGCCGGCCGACCAGTTGGAGCAGTGGATCGGCCAGATCGTTGCCCAGCTTGGCGGCCAACTCCAGGGGCTTGGTGGCGAGGAGCCTGCGCAGGATCCGCGTCTCGACGACGCCACCGCCGCCCTCAACGCCGGCGACTTCGATCGCGCAACTGCGCTTTACGACGCCATCCTTGCCGACGACCCCACCAACACCGATGTCAAACAAGCCAAAAATACCGTCGCTGTGTTGAAGCGTCTCAACGAACAGGGCAGCGAAGGTGAGCTGGTAGACGAGGTGGAGCAGCAGCTGCTCGCCGCGGATGCGCAGTTTGTAGGCGGGGACCCAGAAGGCGCCTTCGATCAGTTGCTCGGCATGGTGAAAACGGAGCCGCGTGCGAAGGAGCGTCTGCTCGAACTGTTGACGTTGCTTGCTCCCGACGACCCGCGCGTGATTTCGGCGCGCACTAGGCTCGCTAGCTCGCTGTTTTAGAGTTATCCACAGGGGCGAATTCGCAAATTTCACAGGCTCGCAGAGGTGGGTTGCGGGTTTGGTCTAGCGTCTTGGGCATGAATTCGTTCGAGGTGTTAGTGCAGGCGATGTCGGCCGCAGCGTTAGAGACGCTGGCTGACTTCGACCTTGATGTTGCACTCGCCTCGGGCTTCGCTCCGGATCGTGCTCGTGCCTGGGCGCGGCTGCGGGATGTGTACTTCGGGCGCACCAAGTTCACCCGCAAACAAAAGACAGCAAGTTCTTTGGCGCGTGGTTTCTCCCTCGACGAGCTGGCGCTGATCGAGCGCCGCATCGCAGCGGTGAAGGATGCGTCCCAGCGGTGGGCGCTGCGCCTGGCCTTACTTGAGGTCGAAGGTGGTTACCGGGCGATTGAGGCTGCAGCCCGTACGTTGGTGCCGGCGGATAAGACACCGGCGGTGGATGCGGCGAAGTTCGGCCCGTCGCGAAACGGCAAACGCACCCTGCATCTGACCTACGACGAGCGGGAGATCTCCGACATGGAGCACGCCGGGCGGTTAGGGATTGATCAGGATCGTCCGGCTGCGGCGCAGATTGCCGAGAATTTGATTGGGATCTTCTTCGGCGACGGCAAGGTGGCTACTGCAGCGCCTCGTCCGACGGTGTTAGTGCCGCTGCCGGATTACCTACGCATCCTGGATGGCAATGGTGATGATGTGCTCTTGGCCATGACCGATGGCACCACCATGACCGGTGCGGAGTTTCTCGCCGCCCAGTTCGGTGATGCGTTGGAAGTAGCGGCGTTTCACCCGCAGGCCGGTGCGGTGAATCTGTACCGCACGCAGCGTTTGGCGAATCAGAAGCAGCGCGATCTGGCCAAGTTGGTCTCGCCGGTGTGTGCATTCCCTGGGTGTCGTCACGGGGCTGACAACTGCGAGTTACACCACGTGGAGGCGTGGCGGCATGGCGGGGAGACCAATATTGGCAACCTGGCGCCGTTGTGTCGCTATCACAACCGGGTCAATGATGATGACCCGTGGCGTAAGAAACGGGGCCGGATCGTGATGGTGCGGGGTGCCCCGGTATGGATTTCGCCCCGCGGCTACCCGGTGAAAAACACCAACCGCGGGGCAATGGACCAACTCTTCGGCACTTAGCGCCTGAGGGTGTAGTACTGCACGCTCATTGCGGGCAGGTGCAGTTCGATGGACTGGTCGAACCGGTCCCATTCGGTGGCGTCGGTGTGCACGCTGCGTGGCAGGTCGTTGCCGGCACCACCGTAGACGGCGTCGTCGGTGTTGATCAGCATGTCCCATGTGCCTGCTTCGGGTATTCCGAGGCGGTAGTTGGGCAAGGAGACGCCGGAGAGGTTGATCACGGCGAGGACCGGCGTGGCGTCGACGCCCCAGCGGACGTAGGCCAGCACGTTGTTGGAGGCGTCGTCGCCTTTGATCCATTGGAAGCCCATTGGGGTGTTGTCCTGGGAGTACAACGCTGGGGTGTCGCGGTAGACCAGGTTGAGGTCGCGTACGAGGCGTTTGATGCCGGCGTGGTAGTCGCGGTGCAGGTCGTCCCAGTTGATGGAGTGGGCTTCGTCCCATTCGGTGGTTTGGCCCCATTCGCAGCCCATGAACATGAGCGGTTTGCCGGGGTGGGAGTACATGTAGCCGTAAAGGGCGCGTAAGCCCGCGGCTTTGTTCCAGTCGTCGCCAGGCATGCGCTGCCACAGGGAGCCTTTGCCGTGGACGACTTCGTCGTGGCTGAACGGTAGGACGTAGCGTTCGGAGAAGGCGTAGACGAGCGAGAAGGTGATTTCGTTGTGGTGGTGGGAGCGGTGGACGGGGTCGAGTGAGAAGTATTCGAGGGTGTCGTTCATCCAACCCATGTTCCACTTCATGGAGAATCCGAGGCCGTCGGCGTCGGTTTGGGCGGTCACGCCTGGCCATGCGGTGGATTCTTCGGCGATGGTGAGCACGCCGGGGTGTTCGCGGTGGACGGTGGCGTTCATTTCTTGGAGGAATTGGACGGCTTCCCAGTGTTCGCGGCCGCCGTGTTGGTTGGGGAGCCATTCGCCGGGTTCGCGGGAGTAGTCGAGGTAGAGCATGGAGGCGACGGCGTCGACGCGGATGCCGTCGAGGTGGAATTCTTCGAACCAGTACAGGGCGTTGGCGACGAGGAAGTTGCGGACTTCGCGGCGGCCGAAGTTGAACACGTAGGTGCCCCAGTCGCGTTGTTCGCCGCGTCGCCAGTCAGGGTGTTCGTAGAGGGGTGTGCCGTCGAAGCGTGCGAGGGCGAAGTCGTCTTTGGGGAAGTGAGCGGGGACCCAGTCGACGATGACGCCGATGCCGTTGGCGTGCAGTGTGTCGACGAGGCGGCGGAAGTCGTCGGGGCTTCCCCAGCGTGCGGTGGGGGCGTAGTAGCCGGTGACTTGGTATCCCCAGGAGCCGCCGTAGGGATGTTCGGCGACTGGGAGGAATTCGACGTGGGTGTAGCCGTTGTCGACGAGGTAGGGCACGAGTTCGTCGGTAAGTGTGGCGTAGGTGGAGCCTTGTTTCCAGGAGCCGATGTGGCATTCGTAGATGCTCATGGCGGAGTTGGTGGCATCGCGTCCGGCACGGGCGGTGATCCAGTCGTGGTCGCTCCATTCGAATTCGCTTTGCTTTGCGACGACTGACACCGTCTCGGGTGGTGTCAACGTGCGTTTGGCGAGCGGGTCGGCTTTGTCGATGCGTGTGCCTTCGGCGGTGTGGATGGCGAATTTGTAAGCGTCGCCGTCGCCGATGCCGGGGATGAAGATTTCCCAGACGCCGGAGACGCCGAGGCTGCGCATGGGGTACTGGCTGGGGTTCCAGGAGCAGAAGTCGCCGATGACGGCTACGCCGGTGGCGTTGGGTGCCCAGACGGCAAATGAGGTGCCGGTGACGACGCCGAGGGTGGTTTCGTAGGTGCGGACGTTCGCGCCGAGGACGTCCCAGAGACGTTCGTGGCGGCCTTCGTTGATGAGGTGGATGTCAAGGGAGCCGAGGGTGGGTAGGAAGTTGTAGGCGTCGGCGACGATGATGGGGTCGGCGCCGGGGTAGGTGATGCGGTAGCGGTAGTCGGGGGTGTGGGTGTCGTCGAGGGTGGTGGCCCAGATGTCGTCGCCAAGCGGCTGCATGGGTTGGGACGCGTTGTGGATGAGCAGTTCGACGCGTTCGGCACCGATGAAGCGGGTGCGGATGATGGAGCCGTCGCCGTGGGGGTGCCAGCCGTAGATGTCGTGGGGTGCGTTGTGGGTGCAGGCGAGGAGGCGTTGGCGGTCCCCGTCCGGGATGAGCAGGTTGGTGTTCATGGTGGTCCTTAGGGGCGGTAGTCGTGGTCTGAGATCTGACGGTACGCGAGTGCTTCTCGACGATCCGGAGACACCTCGGGCAAACGCACCACGTGGGCGACGTTCTTCTCGGGCGAGAGTTTGATGTAGTTGCCGGTTTCGGCGGTTGTCCACGTGTAGCGCTCGTTGGTGATCTGGTCGTGGACGTCGAAGGTGCCGGGGCTCAGTCCGATGGCGTCGGCGTCGATGTGCAGCAGGCCTTCTTGGGTGCCGGTGGGGTCCAGATTGACGACGACCAACACCGCGTTGCCGGAAATCGCATCGACCTTGGAGTAGGCGATGAGGTTGTCGTTGTCGATGCGGTGGAAGCGGATTTGGCGCAGTTGTTGCAGGGCGGGGTTGTCGCGACGGATCTGGTTGAGCAGCGTCAGGTACGGCTCGAGGGATTTGCCTTGCTTGAGAGCAGCGTCGAAGTCGCGATGGCGCAGTTGGTATTTTTCGCTGTCGTGGTATTCCTCGCTGCCGGCGGCGACGGGGCGGTTTTCGTAGAGTTCGTAGCCGGAGTACACGCCCCACAAAGGGCTCATGGTGGCAGCGAGTGTGGCGCGCAGGGCAAACGCTGCCGGGCCACCGGTCTGCAGGGTGGCGTGCAGGATGTCGGGGGTGTTGACGAAGAGGTTGGGGCGGGAGACGTCGGCGACGTCGACAAGCAGTTGGGCGAAGTCGGTCAACTCCGCCTTGGTCACTTTCCAGGTGAAGTGGGTGTACGACTGGCTAAACCCAGCCTTGGACAGCCCGTACATGCGCGGCGGGCGGGTAAACGCCTCGGCGAGGAAGATGACGTCCGGGTCGGTTTCGTGGACCTTGGAAATGAGCCAGTGCCAGAAGTTCACCGGCTTCGTGTGGGGATTGTCTACGCGGAAGGTGGTCACGCCGAGGTTGACCCAGTACATGAGCACTCGGTAGATCTCGGCGTAGAGGGCCTCGGGCGCGTTGTCGAAGTTCAGCGGGTAGATGTCCTGGTACTTCTTTGGCGGGTTTTCGGCGTAAGCGATGGTGCCGTCGGCGAGCACGGTGAAAAACTCGGGGTGTTCCTTCGCCCACGGATGATCTGGTGCTGCCTGTAGGGCGAAGTCGAGGGCGATCTCCAGACCCAACTCGTTGGCGTGGTCCATCATGTCCAAAAATTCGTCCTCGCCGCCCAGGTTTGGGTCGAAGGCGTCGTGGCCGCCGTATTTAGACCCGATGGCCCACGGGGAGCCGACGTCGCCGTCTTCGGAGGTCAAGGTGTTGTTGCGGCCTTTGCGGTTGACCTCGCCAATCGGGTGGATGGGCGGGAAGTAGACGGTGTCGAACCCCATCGCCGCCACTCGGTCCAATTGCGCCGCGGTGGTGGCCCAGGTGCCGTGGATCGGGTTGCCCTTTTTATCCACACCGCCGGTGGAACGGGGAAACAGTTCGTACCAGGAGTTCACAAGTGCCTCGCGACGCTCCACAAGGATATCGGCGACGGGCCCGCGGGTGACCAATTCACGCAGGGGGTGTTCGGCGAGCACGTCTTGCACCTCCTGGGAACACCCGGGGGTGATGCGTTGGGAAAGGGGCAGGGTGTCGTCGATAAGCGATGCGCGCGCGGAGGCAAGCACCGGGGAGGAATGCTGAGCAATCGCGGCGTCGAACAATTCCACGCCATGCGCAATATCGTTGGACAACTCCGCTAACGACTGGCCGGCGGCGAGCTTCTTTTCCACCGCGTTGCGCCACGTGGCCATGACGTCGCTCCACGCATCCACCCGATAGAGCCACAGACCTTGCTCGTCCGGCACAAACACCGCATGGCAATAATCCGGCCGATAAAACTCGGCGTGCATCGGCACCTCGTACTGCGCACCCGACGGCGCGACAAGTACCAGCGTCGCAGCAATCGCATCGTGGCCCTCGCGCCACACCAACGCGGAAACCGGCACGACCTCACCAACAACCGCCTTCGACGGCAACGTGCGCCCAGAGACCTGGGGGCGGACGTCGTCGATGCCGAAGCGAGCAACCATCATCAAAACCTTCCGAGCGACCATTGATTCACCCGCCAGGGTAGCGCGGGGCAACCACACACGCGGGCCGAAATAGGCCAAGATGGGGGACGTGAATCAGACAGAGGAATTGGTGACAGATCCGGACCTGCTCATCGACATGCGCGACGTGTCCTTCATTCGTGGCGGGCACACGCTCGTCGGCCCTGTCGATTGGCAGGTCGAGCTCGACGAGAGGTGGGTGGTCATCGGGCCGAACGGCGCCGGTAAGACCACCTTGATCCGGATGGCGTCGGCGCAGGAATTCCCATCGGCAGGCCACGTGTTCATTCTCGGCGAGCGCGTCGGCGCGACCGATATGCGCGACCTGCGTGCCGCGATCGGCGTGACGTCCTCCGCGGTGGCGAACCGTGTGCCGGAGGACGAGAAGGTCGGCGACCTCGTGGTCTCCGCTGGTTACGCCATTTTGGGGCGCTGGCGCGAGGACTACGACGAGATGGATTACGACCAGGCCCTCGAAGTGCTTGAGCAGGTTGGCGCGATGCACCTGATCGACCGTCGTTGGGGCACTCTGTCTGACGGTGAGAAGAAGCGCGTGCTCGTTGCGCGTGCCGTGATGACCAACCCGGAGCTGCTCATT includes the following:
- a CDS encoding ABC transporter ATP-binding protein, with translation MRDVSFIRGGHTLVGPVDWQVELDERWVVIGPNGAGKTTLIRMASAQEFPSAGHVFILGERVGATDMRDLRAAIGVTSSAVANRVPEDEKVGDLVVSAGYAILGRWREDYDEMDYDQALEVLEQVGAMHLIDRRWGTLSDGEKKRVLVARAVMTNPELLILDEPAAGMDLGGREDLLAYLGDLAMDPDAPAIVMITHHLEEIPDGFTHAMLLDEGEIVAQGLIDDVLTSENVSRAYHQPIEVTRADGRFFARRARSARRGAHRA